A part of Mycolicibacterium sp. TUM20985 genomic DNA contains:
- a CDS encoding sugar phosphate isomerase/epimerase family protein translates to MKIALDPTPFHHDFDLLEFPRVVAELGYENLQLTPHRDFIPFYNHPRADDDLVAKFRKACEHAGVGIASVLPVLRWSGPDEDARESAVRNWKRVIQITVDLGVNVINTEFSGRPERAEESERAFFRSMEELMPIFEREGIDVRIDPHPDDFVEDGFEAVRIIRGVNSPNLGMVYVACHTYHMGGNMIDIMRAAGDRLRLVHVADTMDHHRSHGLRYITNPPGNPVRVHQHLKIGDGDVDWDEFFTGLAEIDFYDRPDTVMVSSVFAEDENAHDVSRYQLATMTDYVSKYRRWSA, encoded by the coding sequence GTGAAGATCGCCCTCGACCCCACGCCGTTTCACCACGACTTCGACCTGCTCGAATTCCCCCGCGTCGTGGCTGAACTGGGATACGAGAACCTACAGCTGACCCCGCACCGGGATTTCATCCCGTTCTACAACCACCCCCGCGCCGACGACGATCTGGTCGCGAAGTTCCGCAAGGCCTGCGAGCACGCAGGAGTGGGTATCGCCTCGGTCCTACCCGTGCTGCGGTGGTCGGGTCCCGACGAGGATGCCCGCGAATCGGCCGTGCGGAACTGGAAGCGCGTCATCCAGATCACCGTCGACCTCGGGGTGAACGTCATCAACACCGAGTTCTCCGGCCGACCCGAACGGGCCGAGGAGTCCGAGCGGGCGTTCTTCCGGTCCATGGAGGAACTGATGCCGATCTTCGAACGCGAAGGCATCGACGTGCGCATCGACCCCCATCCCGACGACTTCGTCGAGGACGGCTTCGAAGCGGTACGCATCATCCGCGGCGTCAACTCTCCCAACCTGGGCATGGTGTACGTCGCGTGCCACACATATCACATGGGGGGCAACATGATTGACATCATGCGGGCCGCAGGCGACCGACTGCGGCTGGTCCACGTCGCCGACACCATGGATCACCATCGCAGCCACGGACTGCGATACATCACCAACCCACCCGGCAACCCCGTCCGGGTGCACCAGCACCTGAAGATCGGCGACGGCGACGTCGACTGGGACGAGTTCTTCACCGGCCTCGCCGAGATCGACTTCTACGACCGCCCCGACACCGTCATGGTGTCCTCGGTGTTCGCCGAAGACGAGAATGCGCACGACGTATCGCGCTACCAGCTCGCCACCATGACCGACTACGTCTCCAAGTACCGGCGGTGGTCGGCGTGA
- a CDS encoding mycofactocin-coupled SDR family oxidoreductase, with translation MGSLDGKVAFITGVARGQGRSHAVRLAADGANIIGVDICADIPSNGYPMASRDELDETVALVEAQGGKMLASVADVRDFHALKSALDAGVEHFGRLDIVCANAGIASMAFRELTIEEDLEQWTDVLNVNLVGAFHTAKAAIPHLIAGERGGSIVFTSSTAGLKGFGGMQGGGLGYAASKHGIVGLMRTLANALAPNSIRVNTVHPTAVNTMMAVNPAMTAFLENYPDGGPHLQNPMPVALLEPEVISAAIAFLVSDEGKYVTGVTFPVDAGFCNKL, from the coding sequence ATGGGATCACTAGACGGCAAGGTCGCCTTCATCACGGGGGTCGCCCGCGGTCAGGGCCGGAGCCACGCGGTTCGGCTGGCCGCTGACGGCGCCAACATCATCGGAGTCGACATCTGTGCCGACATTCCGTCGAACGGCTATCCGATGGCCAGCCGTGACGAGCTGGACGAGACCGTAGCTCTCGTCGAGGCCCAAGGAGGGAAGATGCTGGCCTCTGTCGCCGACGTCCGCGACTTCCACGCGCTGAAATCGGCGCTGGACGCCGGAGTCGAGCACTTCGGCCGTTTGGACATCGTGTGCGCCAACGCAGGCATCGCATCGATGGCGTTCCGCGAGTTGACCATCGAGGAGGACCTCGAGCAGTGGACCGACGTCCTGAACGTGAACCTGGTTGGCGCTTTTCACACCGCAAAGGCAGCCATACCGCACCTGATCGCCGGTGAGCGCGGCGGTTCGATCGTCTTCACGAGTTCCACCGCCGGACTGAAGGGCTTCGGCGGCATGCAAGGCGGCGGCCTTGGCTACGCCGCTTCCAAGCACGGGATCGTCGGCCTGATGAGGACACTCGCCAATGCGTTGGCGCCCAACAGTATCCGAGTCAACACCGTGCATCCCACGGCGGTGAACACGATGATGGCGGTCAATCCGGCCATGACGGCGTTCCTGGAGAACTACCCCGACGGCGGGCCGCACCTACAGAACCCGATGCCGGTGGCCCTCCTGGAACCCGAGGTCATCAGCGCGGCGATCGCCTTCCTCGTGTCCGACGAAGGCAAGTACGTCACCGGCGTCACGTTCCCGGTCGACGCCGGCTTCTGCAACAAGCTATGA
- a CDS encoding GntR family transcriptional regulator, whose translation MTTRLVIAADLRPASPIPLYYQLAERISAAVCCATFPLGTVLESEPAMARRLGISRNTVRRAMGILHEQRIIARRKGGPHAVVATTAGHAGVGYCAPASLVPSIKPEGKQLE comes from the coding sequence GTGACCACGAGACTGGTGATCGCCGCCGACCTTCGCCCGGCGAGCCCAATCCCGCTGTACTACCAACTTGCCGAACGAATCTCAGCCGCCGTCTGCTGTGCGACATTCCCTCTCGGCACCGTCCTCGAGTCCGAACCAGCGATGGCCCGCCGGCTAGGTATCTCGCGCAACACGGTGCGTCGTGCCATGGGAATCCTGCACGAGCAGCGGATCATTGCTCGCCGCAAGGGCGGACCGCACGCCGTCGTTGCTACCACCGCTGGCCACGCCGGAGTCGGGTACTGCGCACCGGCTTCATTAGTTCCGTCCATCAAACCTGAAGGGAAACAGCTCGAATGA
- a CDS encoding TetR family transcriptional regulator — protein sequence MGVTPPTNRASGRAADPVLAIVVDILEADGYDAVQLREVARRARVSLATIYKRYMTRDDLILAALETWMEENRYSGVSKQSREQGESLYAALMGLLRTIFEPWEEHPAMLTAFFRVRSSPSGQKLLRQGLDIVVPTGLEILADVDDVFIADLDAIISSLVYGLLGRFAAGEIAITDIVPALDRTVFYLTTGYEASQQKKRPPSRRGHKEGVSGRGVRR from the coding sequence ATGGGCGTTACGCCGCCAACGAACCGCGCAAGTGGTCGCGCAGCGGACCCCGTCCTGGCCATCGTCGTAGACATTCTCGAGGCCGACGGGTACGACGCAGTGCAACTGCGCGAGGTCGCCCGTCGTGCCCGAGTGTCACTGGCCACCATCTACAAGCGCTATATGACCCGAGATGATTTGATACTTGCCGCATTGGAAACCTGGATGGAGGAGAACCGGTATTCCGGTGTGTCCAAACAGAGTCGGGAGCAGGGGGAGTCGCTGTATGCCGCGCTAATGGGCTTGCTGCGGACGATCTTCGAACCGTGGGAAGAACACCCAGCCATGTTGACGGCGTTCTTTCGCGTCCGGTCCTCGCCGAGCGGACAGAAGCTCCTTCGTCAAGGCTTGGACATCGTGGTGCCAACGGGTCTCGAGATACTCGCAGACGTCGACGACGTCTTCATCGCCGACCTCGATGCCATCATCTCCAGCCTCGTGTACGGGCTACTCGGGCGCTTCGCTGCGGGTGAGATCGCCATCACCGATATCGTGCCCGCGCTCGATCGCACCGTGTTCTACCTGACGACCGGATATGAAGCGAGTCAGCAGAAGAAACGTCCGCCGTCTCGTCGCGGGCATAAGGAAGGAGTGTCCGGCCGCGGCGTTCGACGCTGA
- a CDS encoding sugar phosphate isomerase/epimerase family protein — protein MSSILVGSAPDSWGVWFPDDPNQTPYTRFLDEVAASGYEWIELGPFGYLPTDPAQLADELAARNLKLSAGTVFEHLHQDDSWDAVWKQIEDVAKLTAAVGGKHVVVIPEMWRDPATGAVVEDRSLTPEQWRKKTTGMNELGTAMYEKYGVRAQYHPHADSHVDTEANVYRFLDGTDGDVVNLCLDTGHISYCGGDNLAIIERAPERIGYLHLKQVDPVVRAKVEAEDLPFGEAVKLGAMIEPPLGIPDMPPLLAAIERLGIDVFAIVEQDMYPCAIDAPLPIAQRTRKYLGACGVPSVRFRE, from the coding sequence ATGAGCAGCATTCTCGTCGGTTCAGCCCCCGACTCCTGGGGCGTGTGGTTTCCCGACGACCCCAATCAAACCCCTTACACCCGCTTCCTCGACGAGGTCGCGGCCTCGGGCTACGAGTGGATCGAACTGGGGCCCTTCGGGTACCTGCCCACCGACCCCGCGCAATTGGCCGACGAACTCGCCGCCCGCAACCTGAAGCTCTCCGCGGGAACGGTGTTCGAACACCTTCACCAAGATGACTCCTGGGATGCGGTGTGGAAGCAGATCGAGGACGTCGCCAAGCTCACTGCCGCCGTCGGGGGCAAGCACGTGGTCGTCATCCCCGAAATGTGGCGCGACCCCGCCACCGGCGCCGTCGTCGAAGACCGCAGCCTCACCCCCGAACAGTGGCGCAAGAAGACCACGGGCATGAACGAACTCGGCACGGCCATGTACGAGAAGTACGGCGTGCGAGCGCAATACCATCCCCACGCCGACAGCCACGTCGACACCGAAGCCAACGTCTACCGCTTCCTCGACGGCACCGACGGCGACGTCGTCAACCTGTGCCTGGACACCGGCCACATCAGCTACTGCGGCGGTGACAACCTCGCCATCATCGAACGCGCTCCCGAACGCATCGGCTACCTGCACCTCAAGCAGGTCGATCCCGTCGTGCGCGCCAAGGTCGAAGCCGAGGACCTGCCGTTCGGTGAGGCGGTCAAACTGGGCGCCATGATCGAACCGCCCCTGGGCATCCCGGACATGCCTCCATTGCTGGCGGCCATCGAGCGGCTCGGCATCGACGTGTTCGCCATCGTCGAGCAGGACATGTACCCCTGCGCGATCGACGCTCCCCTACCGATCGCCCAACGCACCCGAAAGTATCTGGGAGCCTGCGGCGTTCCCTCCGTCCGCTTCAGAGAGTGA